The DNA sequence cctgttaaagaactggattttacacgtaatgtatgtcatgtacagtaagcaacaaaaaacacacacacaaagcaaatggcatcgtctgtcgactagtcacagaaacaaacctggcgaggtatgcgtgtactttatacacgtggaagaaaccggaaccatgcgtctttgttattgccgatatcgtttggatatcggcaaaaaattACCAACTTCCGTAGCGTTATCCTTTGATGATCGCaatagggatgtgtgagaccatccaatcacagcccctgaattcccccacgtgtctatcagaatagctaccgggtatatatatatatatgactttcCATGGGTCTTAATATTGAGTACACCCCCATTTCCGTTTGCCTGTCACAACGGCAATGATTGATTGTATACATGTTCAGTACTTTTTCACTTTCACTGTTTCAGTCTGAGCTGCATACATGGACACAGTGGACCCAGTTATGTTCCTGAGGATCTACCTGACATTGTCAACGCTGTGTGAGGTTTCTTGTCATCATTGATGTGGAGCAGTGCTGGCAGATCATGTGTGTAGTGTTTGATGGCCTTGACTTGAGCGTCATATTTCTTGAAGATGAACAAAGGACACGGTCAAAATGGACTTGCCACAATGCGCTGCGCTGTGCTGATGTGCCTGCTGGTACTGGTTGCACCAGAGCCTCCAGTAAGTGTTCTTTTTTCATGTGCTTGGGGAATGTTTCTCTAATGTTAATGTAGTAAATAAAGAGTGATAAGTGTATGTTAATttttcaccggatcacgctttagactcacagtccggatgatgtgggtcgtgtacgacctcTAATTTCTACAGaagattcaacgtaaaaagtatgggtcgtacacgacccatgccatccgaatagggataaactgTTTACCGCCTCTTTgtagagtatgggtcgtacacgacccacgccatccgaatagggataaacacagtaaaatgccttctttaattccataatggtcgtccacgacccacatcatccggactgtgtaattcaaatgacgtcattgattatttgtttatttacaaagataatcctttACAAATTGGTTGATAGAAAGGTTTTAAGGTGTTTGAAGATTACATCAAGTCTCAATCAAAACCTCAAAATAGTttaagagatacagacacttttgtgaggctctgggtcgtccatgACCCAGGAAGCATGGTGAAGGTTAAATGGTTGTGAAAATGAGTTTGATAGTTGGGGTTCCTGATGATTGTACCAACagtatctcccccccccccaactcacacacacaaacaatacacaatacaaacacacataaggtTAACCAACAACATGTTGCTTTATGCAAAGACGAGGGGGGGATTCTACCCCCAACCTCGTCCTCCGCCAAGGCGAATTTGCTGCGCAGATTCTCTGTAAGTTTCTTCATGCTGGCAAAGAAAACGTATGGCATTTTTAATTAAACACTGCCACATCAAGGTTTTTTTCCTGCAGTTCTTTTTAATGCTTATACGGTAGAGGATTGATACTATTTATTGTAAACATGTATTGCATTGTTCAGTttgatgtaaagcgcggagatcGTGGGTTAACCccatggttcgcgctatataagcttgccactattattatattattatgtGTATTATGACATTATAAACAGAGCTTAAGTAATTAAatctgccttttttttttaggccagAAAAGACAAATGATGGCGTATGTTACCTTGTCTTTAGAACTCTCAAATAACATTGTACTTCTCTTGTATGTTTCAGACATACCCTCTTGCCAGGGGTATTCACTGCTTTAAATGTCCCCGGGGGAACTACGTGGACACAGACTGCACTGAGGACCATACCAATTCTTCGTGTAAGACATGTCCAACACACCACTATAGTGCAGACTGGAACAGTCTGAAGCACTGCCTTCCATGCAAGTCCCAGTGTCCGAAAAACAGCAAGCAAGAACAAAACTGCAGTGCTACGACCAACAGGGAGTGTAAATGCTTTGACGGATTTCACAGGCACCCCCTGGACCAATACGATCCGCAGTGGAAGTGTCGCCCACATTCAGTATGTGGAAAAGGCCAAGGGGAAGTGTCTTACGGTGAGGAAGCTTATTGGATGGAATGTGATTTTTGTCCTGTGTCAGGGAtcttgctacaaattcatacctataggacaaatgtcctgagttcttcagtatcaataggacatttgaccgctttcagaaagtttattaggacattatgaatttgcgccaaacagcttataacacattccatggaattgttccaaagtcatgcacacacgcgcacacacacacacacacacgcgcgcgctgtagaacacacacataaaatacatcaacacagtgtgcgtataatgttgtatttgtttagtttcaaagaaaccacaaaaacagaaaccaacatgaacaacttcagagctcttactttgattacaaactgcctgatttggataaaagttgaaaaacaaaatgatcggtttgacctaatgctgatcttttgcaggctttagtttttttcagcggcataattcagtgcttcgtctcgtatcgaaaacaaaagcagacgacaaaatttagtcagttggagttgtctcccgtactcctgtagcatgatGCACTGAtcgagacggttatacccaaacggcgcataccgcaaacggttcgggaattcccgacaaaagaaaagatccgcacgcagcactggcaacttcagtatcagctgaacacgagagcgttcggtctttttttttagaagatttgtatcttgaaatgaaaattaacgaataacgcgctgtccgaaggaatggagtacatatcggacaatgaccacgctcaggctaaaacgataggacatctgaccgacatgcggcaatgtgaatcggacatttggggattttcatcgtaaAATGTCCGATGCCTAACGAatatccctgtgtgtgtgtgtgtgcataaagATAAAGCTTTAGTAGCACCACAAGATATACTAATACTACCAGTGGTAATAATCCCTCATTTTCTATCCCTTTGTATCTCACAACTAAATGAGTTTAAGAAATATctgcatattatatatataatttacTACAGGTTTTAAAATTTGTACATTCCTTGAAtatataaattatatatataatatgcagATATTTCTTAAACTCATTTAGTTGTGAGATACAAAGGGATAGAAAATGAGGGATTATTACCACTGGTAGTATTAGTATATCTTGTGGTGCTACTAAAGCTTTATctttatgcacacacacacacacaaccacagggatgtcgttaggcatcGGACATCGAACATTTatcgatgaaaatccccaaatgtccgattcacattgccgcatgtcggtcaggtgtcctatcgttttagcctgagcgtggtcattgtccgatatgtactccattccttcggacagcgcaatattcgttaattttcatttggGAAAACAGTGACGGAATAATCGATACTGCTGACCGAATCGTTTTGATAAAATACCAAATATGGTGCTTGTCATTGTGATAAAAGGCTCAGAAGTGTAACATCATTGAATGTGAAGTTTTACACGGATAATGTCATGGAAGTTAGAATTTCTGTTACAGGAAACCATGAACACAACACCAAGTGTGAAATCTGCCCAGAGAAGCAGTTTGTGAACAAAACTGATCCTGTGCATCCTGTTTGTCAGGATTGCACTGTCTGTGAGCCAGGATCCTATGAGATCAGGAGTTGTTCTCCTGGCAGTGACAGGGAGTGTGCTAACGACACCACTTACTCTGCTGGGGATACTACAGTGCCTACTGTAGCAACAAGTAAGCTCTTTAACTCATTGGAGTCGCGCCCAAATTGGTCGTTTCGTTACCTTAAATCGCACTGTTTTGGGCATTTTGTaaaaaatcacagacacacaaccgcacaacataaaacaaaatgtatcaGAAACTGAGAAAGAATTGTGTGTGATCTTTATGAAAACATTAACCTCATGATTGAGGCTGTTGATCCAATTTTGTGACACCTAATCCAATATGGTATCCAAAAGGGGTATAACAAAAGTTTTGAGCGACGCCATGCTGTTTCGGTGAATTGACTACGTCGCAGTCCGCACGGAAAAATCAGTGCTGAAGGCGACAAACCAACGCTCTTAGTattacagtggacgccgcttaataaaaccgcgattaatagagccagccgcttataaaagccgattaaattacatattcttacccaactcacatagatagcaataacttaATTTTGTTGCTAAGGTATTGAAGCACTCATTCGTGGTAACACAGGGTGGTAactcttaaaaacaaaactctatgccatataaggcatggtccatGGTAGTTACCTCCTCTACCGGTGTCCTGCGCATGCGCCGGACATACACCGGTGACACGCATTCCTTTTCCTTCAACCCACGTTGCCTGACGTGTTTTGAGGTGCTCAGGCTTTTTCTTGAGCCATCGGCCTATCTCTCAGGGAAGGCCATCGAATCGTGGTAACATATCAACGTCCTTCTTCACTTCTTCACGAATTGGTGAGAGCGTTCCTTTTTTGTATTACGAGAAGATTTCTTAGCGTTTTTGAAAGTTTTGCCACTTGTCTTTTGTAACAGTTATTCGCCATTTtgactttcaaaatggccgacaaCCTAGACATAAAGAGAGAACTAAGAGCTCTGCCAAGCAGACTTGCTCATCTTTTTCTCAATCGGGCAAAACAGTTAAAGCTGGTGCTAAACCACGAACTTCTTATACTACTCTTAGCTCTCAAAGTTTTCTTAGCGAGAAGCCGTCTTTAACCTCTTCagtgccacagtataacagcattttggtattgctgtgtgccagggcaaaatttcgctttcttcggtaggttcactaatctgttccctgctcgatcatttattgagatatctttggcatgtgttttgcttatacccttgcCTATTAGGTGATGaaatgatcattggactttgtttgtgattgttataggcaggtttcacaatcttcaatcacagacttccttttttttcaacaaaatcaatcttgacagagatctttgaaatagtgtttttattaaagcctgacatcctcctggatggaatcaagacaaaaacttgtatggagacgcattcttgtcgacataatgtgatagcttgttacagtactctatcaaacaaagggatagacgtaaacagaattgggtaacgatttattcaaagaatattgtccagaggctttaataaattaagcaataacaatgcaagcaaaatatcatttccgagctcagtgaaaaaagcagcaaataaggactaattatgggaattccgttcttctgaactgctatttcgctgtgatgcacgtcatgagcataccttcaaaagtaacaatgttaattgcactccatttctcactgtaaaaaaaaagtagaatcattgaccaatagaaaaaaacgagtttggaattttttttgcatattcttggggaataaatacctgaaaatgtaaccctaccctctaaatggtgacatcatgacagcgaaaaaaaatatacagaacaagtcatgtgaagcgataataaaacattaagttggtttgaaactaaaag is a window from the Littorina saxatilis isolate snail1 linkage group LG10, US_GU_Lsax_2.0, whole genome shotgun sequence genome containing:
- the LOC138978868 gene encoding tumor necrosis factor receptor superfamily member 14-like — encoded protein: MNKGHGQNGLATMRCAVLMCLLVLVAPEPPTYPLARGIHCFKCPRGNYVDTDCTEDHTNSSCKTCPTHHYSADWNSLKHCLPCKSQCPKNSKQEQNCSATTNRECKCFDGFHRHPLDQYDPQWKCRPHSVCGKGQGEVSYGNHEHNTKCEICPEKQFVNKTDPVHPVCQDCTVCEPGSYEIRSCSPGSDRECANDTTYSAGDTTVPTVATKSQSLNGGAVAAIAVGVSGLLIIIVLLVWFIRKKRRENTPENDSEKGGAGDTNQKANGEGITANGSNRRSSTGNGVQTMEGVQLEEVPLLGSASSEWDEDFIIRTVFPYLADNLGEGWKFYILQLPGWPVDIKPQTVIEHKLEENRLVKDRIYECLMEWKKVCMQGFFTKASILKTLKEVKRNDLREELEKMVTSE